A single genomic interval of Desulfobacterales bacterium harbors:
- a CDS encoding DUF485 domain-containing protein produces MSDSPSFRSVMRRKVLINFGLFFVFFAFYLLAAVIQTPTFKAVADQPVLNMPLGLLLSLLIFPLSWLIMAIWFWRSK; encoded by the coding sequence ATGTCCGATAGCCCATCCTTCCGGTCCGTCATGCGGCGCAAAGTCCTGATCAACTTCGGACTCTTCTTCGTATTTTTCGCTTTCTACCTGCTGGCGGCGGTGATTCAGACACCGACCTTCAAGGCGGTAGCCGACCAGCCGGTGCTGAATATGCCGCTGGGTCTTTTGTTGTCGCTCCTGATCTTCCCCCTTTCCTGGCTGATCATGGCAATTTGGTTCTGGAGGTCAAAATGA
- a CDS encoding cation acetate symporter, with protein sequence MKTACLNTLLLILLAPTAGFAAEASETEATQLNIPIVIGFILFFVVVSIVITWWTSRSTKSASDFYVAGKGVPWMQVGIAMVGSYLSAASFLGCAGDIGVFGIDSIWLSIGFFGGYMAVLLLIAGPLRNIGAFTVAGALYSRYPDDRIKLVVMLCTVVISTFYLVPQMLGAGLLFELLLHWDFVWVTIGLGVLMSIYIIFGGMKATLYNQVIQALFLWGTMVVLVTMAYFTVGEGSFDRILTTAHQAVPPIIAAKNPAVVEAIKHLPADQAIATARQMLPAAESAMTIGVKTSSTLAMVSTVIALVFGTAGLPHILIMFFTVPSARAAKKSVALCIVALGIFYLAAIILGFLLFPGIYSKLVSWIAQGPVGVGMAKNMAVLEISHVVGGNWLMAIGAAGAVAAVLSTSAGLMITVASSISQDLYKVYINPKASEKQELAIAKVTTLLMSAVAVSLAVLLKQENIAWLVMLAFGIAASAIFPAMLCTLWWKRTTRQAVIASILTGLGVSVLFIVLLFVKGANYTLLGLSVAGGPGLFGVVASFIVLLVVTQITTDTGKDPESFMTLAHRPDVD encoded by the coding sequence ATGAAAACCGCCTGTCTTAACACCTTGCTGCTCATCCTTCTGGCACCGACTGCGGGCTTTGCCGCGGAGGCCTCGGAAACGGAGGCTACTCAGTTAAACATTCCCATCGTTATCGGTTTCATCCTTTTCTTTGTCGTGGTGAGTATCGTTATCACCTGGTGGACCAGCCGGTCGACCAAATCCGCCAGTGATTTCTATGTCGCCGGCAAGGGCGTACCCTGGATGCAGGTGGGAATCGCCATGGTCGGCAGCTACCTATCGGCCGCCAGTTTCCTCGGCTGCGCAGGGGATATCGGGGTTTTCGGCATCGATTCGATCTGGCTGTCGATCGGTTTTTTCGGCGGCTATATGGCGGTGTTGTTGCTTATCGCCGGTCCGCTGCGGAATATCGGCGCCTTCACGGTAGCCGGCGCACTTTACAGTCGCTATCCGGATGATCGCATCAAGCTGGTGGTCATGCTCTGCACCGTGGTCATCTCCACCTTTTACCTGGTGCCGCAAATGCTCGGGGCGGGGTTACTCTTCGAGCTGCTGCTTCACTGGGATTTTGTCTGGGTAACCATCGGTTTAGGCGTGTTGATGAGCATTTACATCATCTTCGGCGGAATGAAAGCGACCCTCTACAACCAGGTCATTCAAGCCCTCTTTTTGTGGGGCACCATGGTGGTGCTGGTGACCATGGCTTACTTCACCGTAGGCGAGGGCTCCTTTGACCGAATCCTCACCACGGCGCATCAAGCGGTGCCGCCGATTATTGCCGCAAAGAATCCGGCAGTCGTTGAGGCAATCAAGCACCTGCCCGCGGATCAGGCAATCGCCACCGCCCGGCAAATGCTGCCCGCAGCTGAATCGGCGATGACCATCGGCGTCAAAACCAGCAGCACACTCGCCATGGTCAGCACGGTCATTGCCCTTGTCTTCGGCACGGCCGGTCTGCCGCACATTCTCATCATGTTTTTTACCGTTCCCAGTGCCAGGGCTGCCAAAAAAAGCGTCGCCCTGTGCATCGTCGCCCTCGGCATATTCTATTTGGCCGCCATCATTCTCGGTTTCCTGCTCTTCCCCGGAATCTATTCGAAACTGGTTTCCTGGATCGCTCAGGGGCCGGTGGGCGTGGGTATGGCCAAGAACATGGCCGTTCTGGAAATTAGTCATGTCGTAGGCGGCAATTGGTTGATGGCGATCGGCGCCGCCGGTGCGGTGGCAGCCGTTCTCTCGACCTCGGCCGGGCTGATGATCACCGTCGCCTCCTCGATCAGCCAAGACCTATATAAGGTCTACATCAACCCAAAGGCCTCGGAGAAGCAGGAATTGGCTATCGCCAAGGTCACCACCCTGCTGATGTCGGCCGTCGCGGTTTCCCTGGCGGTGTTGCTTAAGCAAGAGAATATCGCCTGGCTGGTCATGCTTGCTTTCGGGATTGCCGCCAGCGCTATCTTTCCGGCGATGCTCTGCACCTTGTGGTGGAAACGAACCACCCGGCAGGCGGTCATCGCCAGCATTCTGACTGGCCTTGGCGTCTCGGTGCTTTTTATTGTCCTGCTCTTCGTCAAGGGCGCCAATTATACCCTGCTCGGACTGTCTGTGGCGGGTGGTCCCGGCCTTTTCGGCGTCGTCGCCTCCTTTATCGTTCTCCTTGTGGTGACCCAGATCACCACCGATACCGGGAAAGACCCCGAGTCCTTCATGACACTGGCCCATCGTCCGGATGTCGATTAA
- a CDS encoding DUF294 nucleotidyltransferase-like domain-containing protein: MKQSTRVDLHCHSVFSDGELTPELLAARLAKAGVEFAALTDHDSTDGLPGFHEALRRHNIGFVAGVEITAELNGREIHLLAYGFDRHHPELSATLSFLRQERLARKQGPLRRMPSQLPLKWGGIPPLGVTPAGRVQAGTAIELVHRAGGKAFLAHPHVYTTEPTDLTRLLTQLQDLDLDGVELPDKTIPDETRVMISELAGQLGFVLTAGTDFHGFDKEKTALGIDLANDVWKNFIHLIITAPSPETVQQSENADDRSRKPQRPRTWSFHRFSLVLPSLLAIVLFIVTVWGMILPSIEKLLVDRKRDMIRELTNTATSLLAAARQDEAAGLLTGDQARKKAMADIAVLRYGKEGKDYFWIQDMKPRILMHPYRPDLNGTDVADFTDPRGVRIFVEFAQLVQTHGKGFVDYVWQWKDDPTRLAAKESYVSGFSPWGWIIGTGMYIDDVIEEIRRIERSLIISLAAITLLVLFLLLFNIRQSLGVAKKRREAQEDLREAEERYRSLVEATTEGTLLVLEGRCRYGNPTLLRLTGYTDERLELLKLTDLLPEFPENEEILRHLDRETVEAGNFAATITRAGGATVNCLITLNPISLADHRGIILLVKEVLPERAEADSIRRLGLAANNAAIGIFRARADRLGTMVAMNKTAQSLLHSGQEPGEGGSSLAAFFDDDAEYTGFRKILRGAGVVADHYHQQILANGGIRILSLSAILVRSEDAKPVAIDGLIQDATDTMRREKEEKKRVEELRAALALLLAGDGFKGASTVTVTATLKDHRVGLSPLRAEIAEATKPAEVFLACEQLLPKTGMMAQAGVPPRTLTHMISAVCDAATIRFIELAMRDLGPAPAPFTFIAMGSQGRSEQTLVTDQDNALIYERPEGLSEEAAATYFLALGEKVCFWLNRAGYPFCNGKVMASNPHWCKPLSVWKAHSANWIAKAEAKALLEFSICLDFRPIYGEATLAHELRAFINQVLDERPSFLPHLARNALLFKPPFRLLGKIIKSGGPPREAGQLNLKETMLPIVGFARLYALRHRIYQTGTLERIEALVAKNVLEPTEYEAISAAYDVLLHLRLKAQLIKSSAGQHPDNCMAIDNIRYMEEAMVKEAFIRIDAIQKKIINDFLGGADRLKY, translated from the coding sequence ATGAAACAGAGCACACGGGTTGATCTGCATTGTCACTCTGTCTTCAGCGACGGCGAACTCACCCCGGAGCTGCTGGCGGCCCGGTTGGCAAAGGCAGGGGTCGAATTCGCGGCCCTGACCGATCACGATAGCACAGACGGTCTGCCCGGTTTTCACGAAGCCCTTAGGCGGCACAACATCGGTTTTGTTGCGGGGGTCGAGATCACAGCCGAGCTGAATGGCCGCGAAATCCACCTCCTTGCCTACGGCTTTGATCGTCATCACCCGGAATTATCGGCAACACTTTCCTTTCTGCGCCAGGAACGCTTGGCGCGTAAGCAAGGGCCTTTAAGACGCATGCCCTCACAATTGCCGCTGAAGTGGGGTGGGATTCCCCCACTAGGTGTCACCCCGGCAGGACGAGTTCAGGCCGGAACGGCTATCGAACTGGTGCATCGCGCCGGCGGAAAGGCCTTTCTGGCGCATCCGCATGTATATACGACGGAACCAACGGATTTAACCCGGCTCCTGACTCAATTGCAAGATTTAGACCTTGACGGGGTCGAACTGCCCGACAAGACAATTCCGGATGAAACGCGAGTGATGATTTCCGAACTTGCCGGACAGCTTGGTTTTGTGCTTACTGCAGGAACGGACTTTCATGGCTTCGACAAAGAAAAAACTGCGCTCGGGATTGATCTGGCTAACGATGTCTGGAAAAATTTCATTCACCTGATCATCACCGCACCGTCGCCCGAAACCGTGCAGCAGTCAGAGAATGCCGATGATCGTTCAAGGAAACCGCAACGCCCCCGGACGTGGTCCTTTCACCGCTTCAGTCTGGTCTTGCCGTCTTTGCTGGCCATCGTTCTTTTTATCGTAACCGTCTGGGGGATGATCCTGCCTTCCATTGAAAAACTCCTTGTCGACCGCAAGCGCGACATGATCCGCGAGCTGACCAACACCGCCACAAGCCTGCTTGCCGCAGCCAGACAGGACGAAGCGGCAGGTCTGCTCACCGGTGACCAAGCCCGGAAAAAGGCCATGGCCGATATCGCTGTTCTCCGCTACGGCAAGGAGGGCAAGGACTACTTCTGGATTCAGGACATGAAGCCGCGTATTCTCATGCATCCCTATCGCCCGGACCTCAATGGCACCGACGTAGCCGATTTCACCGATCCGCGAGGGGTCCGCATCTTCGTTGAGTTCGCCCAACTGGTACAAACCCATGGCAAGGGCTTTGTCGACTACGTCTGGCAGTGGAAGGATGATCCGACACGGCTTGCCGCAAAAGAATCCTATGTCAGCGGTTTTTCCCCCTGGGGCTGGATTATCGGCACCGGCATGTACATAGACGATGTCATAGAGGAGATTCGGCGCATCGAGCGGAGTCTGATTATTAGTCTTGCCGCCATCACCCTCCTGGTTCTGTTTCTGCTGCTGTTCAACATTCGGCAGAGCCTCGGGGTCGCAAAAAAACGCCGGGAAGCTCAAGAAGATTTGCGGGAAGCGGAAGAACGCTATCGCTCCCTGGTTGAAGCGACCACGGAAGGAACCCTTTTGGTGCTGGAAGGCCGCTGTCGCTACGGCAACCCGACCCTCCTCCGGCTGACCGGATACACAGACGAGCGGCTCGAATTGTTGAAGTTGACCGACCTTTTACCGGAATTCCCGGAAAACGAAGAGATCCTGCGCCATCTCGACCGGGAGACAGTCGAGGCCGGAAATTTTGCAGCCACGATAACCCGTGCCGGCGGAGCAACCGTGAATTGTCTTATCACGCTCAATCCGATTTCACTAGCCGACCATCGGGGAATCATCCTGCTGGTCAAGGAAGTCTTACCGGAACGGGCGGAAGCGGATTCGATTCGACGGTTAGGGCTTGCCGCAAACAATGCGGCTATCGGCATCTTCCGGGCACGGGCGGACCGACTCGGCACGATGGTCGCCATGAATAAAACCGCGCAGTCACTGCTCCACTCCGGACAAGAACCAGGAGAAGGGGGTTCCTCTCTTGCCGCCTTTTTCGATGATGATGCCGAGTATACCGGCTTTCGGAAAATCTTGCGTGGGGCAGGGGTCGTTGCCGACCATTATCATCAGCAAATACTCGCGAACGGCGGAATTCGAATTCTTTCCCTGTCCGCTATTTTGGTGCGCAGCGAGGATGCTAAGCCGGTCGCCATCGATGGCCTGATTCAGGATGCAACCGACACCATGCGTCGGGAAAAAGAAGAAAAAAAACGAGTTGAAGAGCTGAGAGCCGCCTTGGCACTTCTCTTGGCCGGCGACGGTTTCAAAGGCGCATCGACCGTGACCGTGACCGCGACCCTGAAAGACCATCGAGTCGGCCTGAGCCCCCTGCGGGCCGAGATTGCCGAAGCAACGAAACCGGCTGAAGTCTTCCTGGCCTGTGAGCAGCTTTTGCCAAAAACAGGGATGATGGCCCAAGCAGGGGTCCCCCCCCGCACCCTGACCCACATGATCTCAGCGGTCTGCGATGCGGCCACCATCCGATTCATCGAGCTGGCGATGCGGGACCTGGGACCGGCTCCTGCACCCTTCACTTTCATTGCCATGGGCAGCCAGGGGAGAAGCGAACAAACCCTCGTGACCGATCAGGACAATGCCCTCATCTATGAGCGTCCGGAGGGATTATCCGAGGAAGCGGCCGCAACATATTTTCTCGCGCTTGGCGAAAAAGTTTGTTTTTGGCTAAACCGCGCAGGCTACCCCTTCTGTAATGGCAAAGTGATGGCAAGCAACCCGCACTGGTGTAAACCTCTTTCCGTCTGGAAGGCGCATTCCGCCAATTGGATCGCAAAAGCAGAAGCAAAAGCGCTGCTTGAATTCAGCATTTGTCTCGATTTCCGGCCGATCTATGGCGAAGCCACACTGGCTCACGAACTGCGCGCCTTCATCAATCAGGTCCTGGACGAACGGCCCAGTTTTTTGCCCCACCTCGCCCGCAACGCCCTTCTGTTCAAACCGCCCTTCAGGCTGCTGGGAAAAATTATCAAAAGTGGCGGCCCACCCAGGGAGGCCGGGCAACTCAATCTCAAGGAAACCATGCTGCCGATAGTTGGGTTTGCCAGGCTCTACGCATTGCGTCACCGGATCTACCAGACCGGCACCCTGGAGCGGATTGAAGCGCTGGTTGCAAAAAACGTTCTTGAGCCTACCGAATATGAGGCGATATCCGCTGCCTACGACGTGCTGTTGCATCTGCGCCTTAAGGCCCAGCTCATAAAATCCTCAGCCGGCCAACATCCGGATAACTGCATGGCCATCGACAACATTCGCTACATGGAGGAGGCGATGGTCAAGGAGGCTTTTATTCGCATCGATGCCATTCAGAAAAAAATTATCAACGACTTCCTCGGCGGCGCGGATCGACTGAAATATTAA
- the acs gene encoding acetate--CoA ligase, with protein MSDTPLKEVYPVPDHFRSQAWIKSRKEYAALYKESIENSDGFWARMAEQQVTWFKKWDKVQDYKYSKDEVYVKWFEGGKLNVSYNCLDRHLASRGDQVAILWEGNEPSDDRTLTYQQLHDQVCRFANVLKGRGIKKGDVVSIYLPMIPELAIAMLACTRIGAIHSIVFGGFSADALKDRIQDCGSIFLITCDGYYRGKKLVDQKVQADQAMAQCPTLKACAVVNHVGSDLTPTMQPGRDFWFQEAVDKASADCVPEQMDAEAPLFILYTSGSTGKPKGVMHTTGGYLVYTSLTHKYVFDYHDGDVYFCTADIGWVTGHSYIVYGPLCNGAISLMFEGVPNYPDAGRFWDIVGKHKVNVLYTAPTAIRAIAAQGNAFITDRLDKLDSLRLLGTVGEPINPEAWKWYFELPGRSKCPIVDTWWQTETGGILITGLPGAIDMKPGKATTPFFGVEPVIVDSEKGTLLEGVASGALCIKRPWPGQMRGVYGDADRFRQTYFVQYDGYYFSGDGANRDADGDYQITGRIDDVINVSGHRMGTAEVESALVLHPLVAEAAVVGYPNEIKGQGIYAYVTLNAGVEPTDALRKELVTLVRKEIGPIASPDFIQWAPGLPKTRSGKIMRRILRKIAANEISAGFGDTSTLLDPGVVDTLVETRANK; from the coding sequence ATGTCGGACACACCCTTGAAGGAAGTCTACCCGGTTCCAGATCATTTCCGCAGTCAGGCTTGGATCAAAAGCCGCAAGGAGTACGCCGCGCTGTACAAGGAGTCCATCGAAAACAGCGACGGATTTTGGGCACGAATGGCCGAGCAGCAGGTGACGTGGTTTAAGAAGTGGGACAAGGTGCAGGACTACAAATACTCCAAGGACGAGGTATACGTAAAGTGGTTCGAGGGCGGCAAGCTGAATGTCAGCTACAACTGCCTCGATCGGCACCTGGCAAGCCGGGGCGACCAGGTCGCCATTCTCTGGGAAGGCAACGAGCCCTCGGATGACAGGACGCTGACTTACCAGCAACTCCATGACCAAGTGTGCCGCTTCGCCAACGTGCTTAAGGGCCGGGGCATTAAAAAGGGCGACGTCGTCTCCATCTATCTGCCGATGATCCCCGAGTTGGCCATCGCCATGCTGGCGTGCACCCGCATCGGCGCAATTCATTCCATCGTATTCGGCGGGTTTTCCGCAGACGCCCTGAAGGACCGTATTCAGGACTGCGGTTCCATCTTCCTGATAACCTGCGACGGTTACTACCGGGGTAAAAAACTGGTAGACCAGAAGGTCCAGGCCGATCAGGCCATGGCACAGTGTCCAACCCTTAAGGCCTGCGCGGTGGTGAATCACGTCGGCTCCGATTTGACACCCACCATGCAGCCGGGCCGCGACTTCTGGTTTCAGGAGGCGGTGGACAAAGCCAGCGCAGATTGTGTGCCCGAGCAGATGGACGCTGAAGCCCCGCTGTTCATTCTCTACACCTCTGGATCCACGGGTAAGCCCAAGGGGGTCATGCACACCACCGGCGGCTACCTGGTGTATACCAGCCTGACCCACAAATACGTTTTCGACTATCACGACGGTGACGTCTACTTCTGTACCGCCGACATCGGCTGGGTGACGGGGCACAGTTACATTGTCTATGGGCCCCTGTGCAACGGCGCCATCTCCCTGATGTTCGAAGGCGTGCCAAATTACCCGGACGCCGGTCGCTTTTGGGACATCGTCGGCAAGCACAAGGTCAACGTGCTGTACACCGCCCCGACGGCGATCCGCGCCATTGCCGCCCAGGGCAACGCCTTCATCACAGATCGGTTGGATAAACTGGACAGTTTGCGTCTGTTGGGCACCGTCGGCGAGCCGATCAACCCCGAGGCATGGAAGTGGTATTTCGAACTGCCCGGCCGCTCCAAGTGCCCCATCGTGGACACTTGGTGGCAGACGGAGACCGGGGGTATCCTGATCACCGGCCTTCCCGGTGCTATCGACATGAAGCCAGGCAAGGCCACCACCCCGTTTTTCGGCGTGGAACCGGTGATTGTGGATTCCGAAAAGGGAACCCTTCTAGAAGGCGTGGCCAGCGGCGCCTTATGCATCAAACGGCCCTGGCCCGGTCAGATGCGCGGTGTTTACGGTGACGCTGACCGTTTTCGTCAAACCTATTTCGTGCAGTATGACGGATACTATTTCAGCGGCGACGGAGCCAATCGCGACGCGGACGGCGACTATCAGATCACCGGTCGCATCGACGACGTCATCAATGTCTCCGGGCATCGCATGGGCACCGCCGAGGTGGAGAGCGCCCTGGTGCTGCACCCTCTGGTCGCAGAGGCCGCGGTGGTCGGCTACCCGAACGAGATCAAGGGCCAGGGAATATACGCCTACGTGACTCTGAACGCCGGGGTGGAACCTACCGATGCGCTGCGCAAAGAATTGGTGACACTAGTGCGTAAAGAAATCGGCCCCATTGCCAGTCCGGATTTCATTCAGTGGGCACCCGGTCTGCCAAAGACTCGTTCCGGCAAGATCATGCGCCGCATTCTGCGCAAAATCGCCGCCAACGAGATATCCGCCGGATTCGGCGACACCTCCACGCTGCTCGACCCCGGCGTGGTGGATACCCTGGTAGAGACCCGCGCCAATAAGTAG
- a CDS encoding thiolase family protein yields the protein MLKLEDCVIVSAVRIPIGRFGGTLRDFKVYDLGAAAIRAAIERAGIDPEIVDEVIMSHTRQDGTGTNPARTAALKGGVPIAKPAHTVNKVCAAGLKAVSLATQALRVGDAEVIVVGGMESMSNIPHILRNARWQGFRLTDIKIEDGFLYLICPFCGLSPGLTAEQTAVKYKLTREQQDQIGYDSHRRAVKAWEDGVFNNEVVPITIPATKKTPEILFAKDECLRPDVSLESMSKLAPAFKKDGTITAGQSSGVTDGAGAMVMMTRKKANELGLKPMAHVVDYMFYGVEPGYFPEGPAVTVPKHLKKMGLTIDDITAFEINEAFAVVNCICINEAGIPWEKTNMHGSGISLGHPTGYTGARLTLHLANILKPGEYGVASACGAGGVTGSLIVQGE from the coding sequence ATGTTAAAATTAGAAGATTGTGTCATCGTTAGTGCCGTTCGAATTCCTATCGGCCGATTTGGTGGTACCCTGAGAGATTTTAAAGTGTATGATCTTGGCGCCGCGGCGATTCGAGCCGCTATCGAGAGAGCCGGAATCGATCCGGAGATAGTGGATGAAGTGATCATGTCCCATACGCGCCAGGATGGGACGGGAACAAACCCGGCCAGAACAGCCGCCCTAAAAGGGGGCGTTCCCATTGCGAAACCCGCCCATACGGTCAACAAGGTCTGCGCAGCCGGTTTGAAGGCTGTTTCCCTCGCGACCCAGGCCCTTCGCGTGGGAGACGCCGAGGTCATTGTTGTGGGCGGCATGGAAAGCATGAGCAATATTCCTCATATCCTGCGAAACGCTCGTTGGCAGGGTTTCAGACTGACTGACATCAAGATTGAGGACGGATTCTTGTATCTTATCTGCCCGTTTTGCGGCCTCAGTCCCGGATTGACCGCCGAGCAAACGGCCGTGAAATACAAACTCACCAGAGAGCAACAGGATCAAATCGGTTACGACAGCCACAGAAGGGCCGTCAAGGCTTGGGAAGACGGCGTCTTTAACAACGAAGTCGTGCCCATCACCATTCCGGCCACAAAGAAGACCCCGGAGATCCTTTTTGCAAAAGATGAGTGCCTGAGGCCCGATGTAAGCCTGGAAAGCATGAGCAAGCTTGCCCCCGCCTTTAAAAAAGATGGAACCATCACGGCCGGACAGTCTTCTGGCGTCACGGACGGTGCGGGCGCCATGGTCATGATGACCCGAAAGAAGGCAAATGAGCTGGGTCTCAAACCCATGGCTCATGTCGTGGATTACATGTTCTATGGCGTAGAGCCGGGATACTTTCCTGAGGGACCTGCGGTGACCGTTCCCAAACATCTCAAAAAAATGGGATTGACCATAGATGATATTACCGCTTTTGAAATCAACGAAGCCTTTGCGGTCGTCAACTGCATCTGCATCAACGAAGCGGGCATTCCCTGGGAAAAGACCAACATGCACGGAAGCGGCATCTCCCTGGGCCATCCCACGGGCTATACCGGCGCGAGACTCACCCTGCATCTGGCAAACATTCTGAAACCGGGTGAATACGGCGTCGCATCAGCCTGCGGCGCGGGCGGTGTTACCGGCTCCCTGATCGTACAGGGTGAATAG
- a CDS encoding CoA-transferase, with protein sequence MKKLMSVEDVPKLVRDGDTVTGSGFSFMAPEELFIALKESFLKTGHPRDLTLFIPGGAGDTRGRGFDHFAHEGMVKKIIGPYFNLTPGLGKMILEEKVEAYMLPVGAMAQQLREVAGKRPGLITHVGLGTFVDPRLEGGRMNSISKESYTSLIEIDGKTWLHYKPIHIDVALIKVTTVDEFGNSTMEKEAGSLLILPMAMATHNCGGKVIAQTERITKKGALNPSHVKVPGILVDGVVVAKPENHWMTWREQYNPARSGEIKVPDIGLRPVDLCAEKVVARRALLELCPGEVVNLGAGMPEFVSSVAWEEKVFDKIVLSVEAGMIGGVPGYALQFNTASNPDAIIDQVSQMDLYDGGGNDVSCVGFAQIDSKGNVNVSKLSMRIPGVGGYLNVFPRAKKRINAGAFTAGKSDIKIENGKVRIVKNGPIIKFVDQVDQVTLNWDYVNPGDIPTVIITERAVFHYSTEGLVLKEIAPGVNLENDIFSQMAFKPIIAPDLKEMPPEIFKDEPLNLELSEPWKSFSLY encoded by the coding sequence ATGAAAAAGTTAATGTCGGTAGAGGACGTACCGAAGCTGGTCCGTGACGGAGATACGGTAACGGGTAGCGGTTTTAGTTTTATGGCGCCGGAGGAACTGTTCATCGCGCTAAAAGAAAGTTTCTTAAAAACGGGCCATCCGAGGGACCTGACCTTGTTTATACCCGGCGGCGCCGGGGATACGCGCGGCAGAGGCTTCGACCATTTTGCTCATGAAGGAATGGTCAAAAAGATCATTGGGCCCTATTTCAACCTGACGCCCGGACTGGGAAAAATGATCCTTGAGGAAAAGGTGGAGGCGTATATGCTCCCCGTGGGCGCCATGGCTCAGCAGCTCAGAGAAGTTGCTGGCAAGCGGCCCGGTTTGATCACCCACGTCGGACTGGGAACGTTTGTGGACCCGCGCCTTGAAGGCGGTCGCATGAACTCTATTTCGAAGGAAAGCTATACCTCACTTATCGAGATAGATGGTAAGACATGGCTCCACTACAAGCCTATCCATATCGATGTTGCTCTGATCAAGGTCACCACCGTCGATGAGTTCGGTAATTCGACAATGGAAAAGGAAGCCGGCTCGCTTTTAATCCTGCCCATGGCAATGGCAACCCATAACTGCGGCGGAAAGGTCATCGCTCAGACGGAACGGATCACGAAAAAGGGAGCTCTCAACCCCAGCCATGTGAAAGTACCGGGTATCCTGGTCGACGGCGTGGTCGTCGCCAAACCGGAAAACCATTGGATGACATGGAGAGAACAGTACAACCCCGCTCGTAGCGGCGAGATAAAGGTCCCCGATATCGGCCTTCGGCCGGTGGATTTATGTGCTGAAAAGGTGGTTGCCCGCCGCGCCCTTCTCGAGCTCTGCCCGGGCGAAGTGGTGAACCTGGGGGCGGGAATGCCCGAGTTTGTATCCTCCGTCGCATGGGAGGAAAAAGTTTTTGATAAAATCGTACTGTCCGTGGAAGCCGGAATGATCGGCGGCGTTCCCGGATACGCGCTTCAATTCAACACCGCCAGCAATCCCGACGCCATTATCGACCAGGTCAGCCAAATGGACCTCTATGACGGCGGTGGAAATGACGTAAGCTGCGTGGGCTTTGCACAGATCGACAGCAAAGGAAACGTAAACGTGAGCAAGCTCAGCATGCGCATTCCCGGCGTGGGCGGCTATTTGAACGTTTTTCCCCGAGCGAAAAAACGCATCAATGCCGGGGCGTTTACCGCTGGCAAGTCGGATATCAAGATCGAGAACGGAAAAGTGCGAATTGTGAAAAACGGGCCTATCATTAAATTCGTCGATCAGGTTGACCAGGTGACACTCAACTGGGATTATGTCAATCCTGGGGACATCCCAACGGTCATTATCACCGAGCGAGCCGTTTTTCATTACAGCACGGAAGGTCTGGTCCTCAAGGAGATAGCACCGGGCGTAAACCTGGAAAATGACATTTTCAGCCAAATGGCGTTTAAGCCGATTATCGCTCCGGATCTCAAAGAAATGCCTCCTGAGATCTTTAAGGATGAGCCGCTTAATTTGGAACTTAGTGAACCCTGGAAGAGCTTTTCTCTTTACTAG